In Pseudophryne corroboree isolate aPseCor3 chromosome 3, aPseCor3.hap2, whole genome shotgun sequence, a genomic segment contains:
- the LOC135056780 gene encoding uncharacterized protein LOC135056780 — MYTLLKNPQGHSTHYSTRFSTQDLQREATDPNNSTSLTLEKFLVKLCSHHQKQFIHVLKNVCAEEPLMKTKSHSSSVSDLEDAGVEDNGHACSGSKLNHSLMDLYKKASVVCLNTPRKSNAIETPRSGKEMESLHSEVVQSLDELLKSTFSSDFKEDFSTNCPLLQNGVHSMDQSEKNHVLVKPTEDESQTFAVSEVDCGSKKSEINQTIFSECGVLSHNNSAPSLLNDTQDSEFPMNAPKISDKENTQYIGPKQPRLGIDCKLKQENSLHTIVVNKLGNHIGHCDNAFENFQNLGDISVTALQKVRSHDNTKHSKTGRCKNTPCVRKKDFDKHCDIVYVSEPVTAECNIESQKSLVCPRNTARKSTRGYLFGGDCCELSTVRTLVRSSNVEDKGNPTLHIAEALRIPSEMISEMLPSADAISLVHLGETRVEKALHTLPENYTVIDRIPDTDQCNNGGTHLDRIACLAKQSVDSAAKSIIAVFPLDPEKNNFMRAQTAKEMSQIGQPMDIISEVNTPAVFMDGDSVSVKDSDFRVVDVSKDPLINVTLPNVSVSQEDNLEFPSLDVDITVSLQSKPLIPDSVVTAESPPNESTSLKMAVDTASTSFHTGTDDQELSCLASYSRSRLKDSESFIEDFPVGMIADLDVTAVQESLRQMYPESIPGDQSKDNSEEASLKTLQTYLNCSSLVGNLQESSEQMITENIAVSSEMLKHLEDNQTIDNKLDNCFVEVKPGDTELTSKEPLKSSQSERICSTPANGVLRNCTNHNIFDTCAKTGRSADVKLDGEAVSKQGNCDVGNSFIDQQNDKVEESLETKMTNGGKIADLSKVDPLDSSLMGSKNPNVIITHSKRKVKKTPTPSDRRLRSREAHIDACSQKNSSLQIHILPCTNTTGRSVEFKTANHTEHEVLTLVELPIDGIPDEPHFGNFLNHPFAEGKPLLSERMLKMKCSSTCKRTEKIKICFEMGSNKRNVYFDADRKDALNMEVKESNVATSSLKNKGKFELEISNSFSCAKSSTKDVASKTLAKHEMKLCNSKILEAVSKKNVRQPITFNKSTQCNNQQYCISFKKPDFTAKGKERPKFLDWCSEEENQERISNFNNRYMSLHKSWVPLEKEAANVSKPKNKADKLKEIWKTKKRARKSKNKSFPEVTRCSPMQKLFLNSLNISDICRWFLETTETKSLVIVKKINTRIPEEHQLPIMPIQRHSKESLYPHTLQAERLKKHLKKFASIFPVCNNIKPQNALAKITESSNVELEVPVGTIIRAPNCKNLESQRHTKKQTSARILRKYNNFRENLRLQPSPVLKKKGGTVVNKSNHKTNHNQNIKKSNSKSSLQTATNAPAHKYAKTSEDLKAKKRPKEISMAKHVAHPSKRRKIEAKPVFVKSKRIIHKNSPAIKNEVDKVKKNDFISKTQASKRLESKAQLCKGAILKKRSPKTAIQKHSHKVQLAIHKRQTRSAKQRPIPSNLSRQRITRTTSPQPRKKEMNQKTSAVSKKSKNKTATSRKQRSQIDSATHSKR, encoded by the coding sequence CACACAAGACTTACAGAGAGAGGCAACAGATCCCAACAACTCCACAAGTTTAACACTGGAAAAGTTCTTAGTTAAGCTGTGCTCACATCACCAGAAGCAGTTTATTCATGTGTTAAAAAATGTGTGCGCTGAAGAACCATTAATGAAGACGAAAAGTCACAGTTCCTCGGTTTCTGATCTTGAGGATGCTGGAGTTGAAGATAATGGCCATGCCTGTTCTGGCAGTAAATTAAACCATTCCCTCATGGATTTATACAAAAAAGCCAGTGTAGTCTGTCTAAATACACCCAGAAAATCAAATGCTATAGAAACTCCAAGAAGTGGTAAAGAAATGGAAAGCTTGCACAGTGAAGTTGTCCAAAGCTTGGATGAACTTTTAAAGTCAACATTTTCATCAGATTTCAAAGAGGATTTCTCCACAAATTGTCCATTATTACAAAACGGTGTTCACTCCATGGACCAGTCCGAAAAAAATCATGTACTTGTTAAACCCACAGAAGATGAGTCTCAGACTTTCGCAGTGAGTGAAGTGGATTGTGGTAGTAAAAAATCTGAAATTAATCAGACTATATTTTCAGAGTGCGGTGTTCTTTCACACAACAACTCTGCACCAAGCCTACTGAATGATACTCAGGATTCTGAATTTCCTATGAACGCTCCTAAAATCTCAGACAAGGAAAACACACAATACATCGGCCCCAAACAGCCACGTTTGGGCATTGACTGTAAACTTAAACAAGAAAATTCCTTGCATACTATAGTTGTAAATAAGCTTGGAAACCATATAGGCCATTGTGATAACGCATTTGAGAATTTTCAGAATCTTGGCGATATTTCAGTTACTGCTTTGCAAAAAGTCAGATCACATGACAATACAAAGCACTCGAAAACCGGCCGATGTAAAAACACACCTTGTGTGAGGAAGAAGGATTTTGATAAACATTGTGATATTGTTTACGTTAGTGAGCCAGTTACAGCCGAATGTAACATTGAGAGTCAGAAGTCATTAGTTTGTCCACGGAACACAGCAAGGAAAAGCACACGGGGGTATCTTTTTGGTGGGGATTGCTGTGAGTTGTCCACTGTTCGCACTTTGGTTAGAAGCTCCAATGTCGAGGACAAAGGAAACCCTACATTACATATAGCGGAAGCATTAAGAATTCCTAGTGAAATGATATCTGAGATGCTGCCTTCAGCAGATGCCATATCTTTGGTTCATCTAGGAGAGACCAGAGTAGAAAAAGCTCTTCATACTCTACCAGAAAATTACACCGTTATTGACCGTATTCCAGATACTGATCAATGTAATAATGGTGGAACCCATCTTGATCGAATTGCGTGTTTGGCGAAACAGTCTGTTGACTCTGCAGCCAAGTCTATAATAGCAGTCTTCCCTCTTGACCCTGAAAAAAATAATTTCATGAGAGCCCAAACTGCGAAAGAAATGTCACAAATTGGCCAGCCTATGGATATTATATCAGAAGTGAACACACCGGCAGTGTTTATGGATGGTGACTCTGTATCTGTGAAGGACAGTGATTTTAGAGTAGTTGATGTTTCTAAAGATCCGCTCATCAATGTCACCCTCCCCAATGTTTCTGTCAGTCAAGAGGACAATTTAGAGTTCCCATCACTAGATGTGGACATCACTGTTTCTTTGCAAAGTAAGCCTCTGATTCCAGATAGTGTTGTGACAGCAGAATCCCCTCCTAATGAGAGCACTTCACTGAAGATGGCTGTTGACACAGCTTCTACTTCATTCCATACTGGAACTGATGATCAAGAACTGTCATGTCTAGCGTCCTATTCTCGCTCCCGTCTTAAAGATTCAGAGTCCTTTATTGAAGATTTTCCTGTAGGTATGATTGCAGATCTTGACGTTACAGCTGTACAGGAATCATTAAGGCAGATGTATCCTGAATCCATCCCAGGAGATCAGTCCAAAGACAATTCAGAAGAAGCAAGTCTTAAAACATTACAAACCTATCTAAATTGTTCAAGTCTTGTTGGTAATTTGCAAGAAAGCTCTGAGCAAATGATTACTGAAAACATAGCTGTAAGTTCAGAAATGTTGAAACATTTAGAGGACAATCAAACTATAGACAATAAACTTGATAATTGCTTTGTAGAAGTAAAGCCTGGTGATACAGAATTGACGAGCAAAGAACCCTTAAAGTCTTCACAGAGTGAACGAATTTGCTCAACGCCTGCCAATGGCGTACTCAGAAACTGTACCAATCACAACATTTTCGATACCTGTGCTAAAACCGGTAGAAGCGCTGACGTTAAGCTGGACGGAGAGGCTGTTTCAAAGCAAGGTAATTGTGATGTGGGTAATTCATTTATAGATCAGCAGAATGACAAGGTAGAGGAGTCATTGGAAACAAAAATGACAAATGGGGGAAAAATTGCAGATTTATCCAAAGTAGACCCATTGGACAGTTCTTTGATGGGCAGTAAAAATCCTAATGTAATTATAACACACTCAAAAAGGAAGGTAAAAAAAACTCCCACTCCATCCGACAGACGTCTAAGAAGCAGAGAAGCACACATTGATGCATGTTCACAGAAAAATTCTTCCCTTCAAATTCATATCCTTCCATGCACTAATACAACAGGAAGGTCTGTGGAATTTAAGACCGCAAACCACACAGAACATGAAGTCTTAACTCTTGTTGAGTTACCCATTGATGGAATACCAGACGAACCTCATTTTGGTAATTTTTTAAACCATCCATTTGCTGAAGGTAAACCATTGCTTTCAGAAAGGATGCTCAAAATGAAGTGTTCTTCCACTTGTAAaagaacagaaaaaataaaaatatgttttgAAATGGGTTCAAATAAACGAAATGTATATTTTGATGCAGACCGTAAAGATGCTTTAAATATGGAAGTTAAAGAAAGTAACGTTGCTACAAGTAGTTTAAAAAATAAAGGCAAATTTGAACTTGAGATCTCAAATTCCTTCTCTTGTGCAAAAAGTAGCACAAAAGATGTTGCATCAAAAACCTTAGCAAAACATGAAATGAAACTCTGCAATTCTAAAATATTAGAGGCTGTGTCTAAGAAAAATGTCAGGCAACCCATTACATTTAATAAGTCTACACAATGCAACAACCAGCAGTATTGCATTTCCTTTAAAAAGCCTGATTTCACTGCAAAAGGCAAAGAGAGACCAAAATTTTTGGACTGGTGTTCTGAAGAAGAAAATCAAGAGCGTATCTCTAATTTTAACAACCGATACATGTCCCTTCACAAAAGTTGGGTTCCACTTGAAAAAGAAGCTGCAAACGTGTCAAAGCCTAAAAACAAAGCTGACAAATTAAAAGAGATTTGGAAAACAAAGAAAAGGGCACGGAAGAGTAAAAATAAAAGTTTTCCAGAAGTGACCCGATGTTCTCCGATGCAAAAGCTGTTTTTGAATTCTTTAAATATATCAGACATTTGTAGGTGGTTCTTGGAAACAACAGAGACAAAGTCTTTAGTGATCGTAAAGAAAATAAACACTCGTATACCCGAAGAGCATCAGCTGCCAATTATGCCGATTCAGAGGCATTCCAAGGAAAGTTTATATCCCCATACATTACAGGCAGAACGTTTGAAGAAACATTTGAAGAAATTTGCTTCGATTTTCCCAGTTTGTAACAACATCAAACCTCAGAATGCCCTGGCTAAAATAACAGAGAGCAGCAACGTAGAACTTGAGGTTCCTGTAGGTACCATAATAAGAGCCCCCAACTGCAAAAACCTGGAATCCCAACGTCACACTAAAAAACAAACCAGTGCTCGCATTTTAAGAAAATACAACAATTTCAGAGAGAACTTAAGACTTCAGCCTTCTCCAGTACTTAAAAAAAAGGGAGGAACTGTGGTAAATAAATCTAACCATAAAACAAACCACAATCAAAATATTAAGAAATCAAATTCCAAATCAAGTTTACAAACGGCCACAAACGCTCCTGCCCACAAATATGCAAAAACAAGTGAAGATCTGAAAGCTAAGAAACGTCCCAAAGAAATCTCAATGGCGAAACATGTTGCACACCCAAGTAAGAGGCGAAAAATTGAAGCAAAGCCTGTGTTTGTAAAAAGTAAACGCATTATCCATAAAAATTCGCCTGCAATAAAGAATGAAGtcgataaagtaaaaaaaaatgacttTATTTCTAAAACCCAAGCGTCAAAGAGGTTGGAGTCAAAAGCTCAACTGTGTAAGGGAGCCATTTTAAAGAAAAGGAGCCCAAAAACGGCAATCCAAAAACATTCCCATAAAGTGCAACTTGCCATTCATAAACGTCAAACAAGGTCCGCCAAGCAGAGACCAATTCCCTCAAATCTGTCAAGGCAAAGAATCACTAGGACAACATCTCCACAGCCAAGAAAGAAGGAAATGAACCAAAAAACATCTGCTGTGTctaaaaaaagcaaaaacaaaactgCCACATCTCGTAAACAAAGGTCACAAATAGACTCTGCAACACACAGCAAGAGATGA